Genomic window (Acomys russatus chromosome 2, mAcoRus1.1, whole genome shotgun sequence):
TTCTCACGGATGGAGAGAGAGGTTGGTGCCATTGTACACCTGGGCATTACTGAGTGAGAAGGTTGGCTCCAGAGAACTCTCCAGACTCCTTCCAGTCCTGGGATCATGAACTTCTCCCTGTCTCTGGTAACACCGTGAACTGGACAGCTGCCCCATCTTCCTAGCATCTCTTTGCCTCTCACTCTTGCCTAGTGATGAGTTCTCATGAATATCTCAAATAGCAAGGTTAAGCTTCACTGATCCCAAGCAGAGTTAGCTGTCAGTCACCAGTGACCTCTGAAGACCTTGTCCACACCCCgtccctagcacacacacacacacaccagggttgCAgttgcttttacatgggtgccggGGATCCGAACTCACATCttcaggcttacacagcaagcatgtTATCACATCATCTTCATAGCCCCAAATCATCCTTATTGTCTAGACTGGAAGCCTAGGctagggctggcctggaacttcttctgatcctcctgccttcaccttctagagctgggattatgggatggcccaccatgcctggtttatgagGAGCAGGGGATTGAGGAGCAGGGGACTGAGGTCAGGGCTTCATGGCAGCCAAGCTCTCTACCAATTTTTTTGCTACAGCCCAGCCTCGGGTGCCACAGCTTTCTGACAAAGCATTTGTTCATTAGACAAATCCTTCTGGAATACTTCTTAGGTGCTGAGCTCTCTGCTGGACCCAGTGGACACATGGGGAGCCACATAGCTGTGGTCTCTGTCCTCTGTAAGCCTACAGTCTGGTGGCAAGTATATTAAACAGACCAACAATCATGGTCACCAACTAGTGTGCCATGAAGGAAAAAATACAGGAGCTTAAGCAAGACTAATTTAGATCAAGGTAAAGggagagtttttgttttctcatctatcGAGTCTTTATTAATTATCATATATGAAGTACTTaacacagctgggcgtggtagcaagcacctttaatcccagcacttgggaggcagaggcaggcagatctttgttagttcaaggccagtctggtctacaaagtgagtccaggatagccagggctacacagagaaaccagagaaaccctgtctcaaaaaacaaaacaaaacaaaaacaaaaaacaaaacaaacaaacaaacaaaaaacaaaaaaataaaaaagaaagaagagaaaagaaaaagtatttaacaCGTTTGCtagtgccattttttttaaagcctaggATGGAGATAGAATATGAATTCACCTAAGTACATACAGAGGTTGAAGAAAGTGAATCATTCTCTTCTGGTGGATCATATTGTCTCTATGCAACACAGAACAcctgtgagtacatgtgtgtgtgtacatgtgtgtgccagtgcatgatacacacttgtgtgtggacgtatgtatatgtctgtgtatacacatgtgtgtgctagtgtatggtgtacatgtgcttgtgtgtgcatgtatgtgtgtgcatgcgtgtgtatgtgcatggatgtgtatgtgtgcttgtgtatgtgtgtgtggtgtgcagggTAGGAAAAGGGGTTGAGCAGCAGCAGACCCTCACACATACTTGCTTAGCTTCCAGCTGTTTATGTAAAGAAGAGCAGTCATAACTTTATGACCTACAGTGGCAAGTTAGACTTGTTCCCTATTATTGTTTTTGAGTGTTTATTTGGGTTAGAAAGACTTTGTAGACCTCCAGTGAAATGGGATTGGTTACTTGGATGAAACTATTAACCCATTACACGGTTCACCAGGGAGTTGTGACTCCCTGAAGCATGTGTACTGCCTGCCAGCTCTCACCAAGTCAGCCCAACCAGCCAGCATCCAATGGAAGGGTCTAAGGTTGGAAAGTCCTAGACAATTCTGGTTCAGTCCTCACATCCTAGGACATGAGTCTTGGCCATGGGCCTCTATAGTTGGCTAAGAATCCCCacttgtttgatttttatgtctTAATTTCCTCAActaataaataaagcaaacagcCTTAATGACCGATGGCGCCCGTCCCAGGAGGCCTGGCAGAGACCTCTATTATGATATGACACGAGGATCCAGAAGAGGCCTCATCACAGCGCCCTTTCACTCCATCTTCAGGTGTCATCTACTCTCCTGCCAGCAATACAGCTGCTCCTAGTGCTGCCCAGTAACCAGGCAGGTACCTCTAAGAGGAAGACTGTCAACTCTCTTGTCCGGTACGGCATGTTCTGTGGTTGTCCTGAAAGCTTCATGTCTCTTACTGCTAGCTAGCTTCCCACTACTACATGAGAGAGCTGTAATTCAGTGGCAGGGACATGTGGCTACTGACCACTTAAAATGTGACTACAAAATAGAATTTACTGTAAGGATAACAATACATGGCTGGATTTCAAAGATTCGGTCAATTTACAAAGTAAAACATCTCTATTGCCTGACCTGTACGCTGATTACATGTTGAGATATTTGGGTACCAGATATATTATTATAATGaatttcaccaccaccaccccccctttttttggagacagggtctcatatagtaTGGGCAAAACTCAAGTTCATGATGAcattgaacttctgaccctccagcctctacgtcctgagtgctaggattacggatgtgtgccaccactctggaTTATATGACGGAAGCTGAGGTTTGTGCATTCTAAGCAAATGCTGTACCCATTAAACAACACCCTCAGCCCACCTTTTCTGTCTTAAAATGTGGCTCCtactggatatatatatatatatgggcacacacatgtaatcccagtacataggcaactgaggcaggaagatgcaaGTTTGAAGTTGGCCTGAGCTTCATAGCAAGGCCATCtctcaaataaacaacaaacaaaaaattgggCTTCTTTGGTCCAGGGGATGGTTTAGCGGTTGAGAGCACTTACTgaccatgttcagttgatatcactgggtgtcctgctcttttctgaagaaaaacagaggagCAGTGGGTCTTGGGGAGAAGGGAGATTGGGGAGGGCatgggaagggtggagggagggggaaacagtgGTTGGGATGTGTTCTATGAACTAAaaataagaggaggaggaacacttgctgctcttacaaaagaCTTGGGTTGGCTTCCTAGCACCCagatggctgctcacaaccatctttaacttcAGTTTTGGAGGAccccccagctccctcttctggcctctgtgggtactgcacacacacagtgcacagacatgcagacaaaacacttgtgaacattaagtaaaaataataaaaattctttaaaaataaagtgtctcCTTATtaagtttaaaacacacacacacacacacacacacacacacacacacacacacacacacacacacacacacacccaacacacacacacccaacacacacacctacctaccttTGGGGTTCACACTCATTTCTAGTAAAGCCATAACTAACCCTAGCTTTCTTCTCATTCTGTTGACCTCTGGGATAGTGCCTTGGAGCAGGTGCCTCCTCTTCACTGCTGAgtcctcctcctgcctgtgctAGCCTGGAGCTGAGTGCTCTGGTTTCACAACTGAGACAGTCTCCCACTGGAAGAGGTCAAAGGCTCGTTGCCTAAGGCTTTGTGAGGCTCACACTGTGCAAGGGCCACCGAGTCCTTTCaaagcacagagaagaaacagtCCTTGCAAGGGACAAGCTGGATAACTCTTGCCTAAAATGATAGAAACTAAAGAGGTCAGAATGGCTTATGCAAGTTTCTAACCTAGCCTCCAACGGTAAGAAAGTATACGAAGCACTTAGAAGTAAATCATCTCACCAGAACCTTCCAGATTTCTGGAGCTGTCTATTTTTTGCTATGATTTAGAGATTGCTAGACTATCAGTTTGAAGGAACTTCTTTATGATAaagtttataattaaaaaaaaaaaagtctgtgatTGACCTAAGCACCAGGGCTCAACCCACACAGCAGACAGTTTCTGTCTTACCCAATTGGGACAGTAGCCAAGAAGGAGAGTATGGAGGAGAGGATGAAGCAGGTGCCGCTGAATTTGTCCAGGGTGAGCTGGTAGATCTTGTTATATATGGTGGATGTCACCACCCCGGTCAGGGTTAGACATAGCTGCAGTGTGACGAATACCTTCCCTGCAGGAGAGACAGGTTATCAGCAGACGTGCTCTTGTGCCTACCTGGCCTCTGGGGAGCTCCAGGAGACCCCTTCACTCTCCTAAGGACTCCTTTTCAGTCTTCAAGGCTTAGTTCACGGGCATCCTGTGTGCATCTAGAGGAATCTTCCCAAAAtatcttcctttgcctctggctttgtaagtttttttcccccaccctTATTTTTCCATTCCTTTTGTCCTAGATAGAAACAAGTATGTTCCTTATGAGTTTGAGGATTCTTCTAGaactgactctctctgtctctgtctctgtgtgtgtgtgtgcttgtgtgtgcatgtgtatatgtatgtgtgtgttcatatgtgctcATAGGAAGGCTGGAACTAGGCATAAAGTTCCAGGGATCCTCGGCCTCCCagccctggaattacaggcatgcgtttCCCACCAGCATTTTATGAGTGCTGGAAATCCAATCTCAGGACCTCACGCAAGCACTTTAGCAAGTGAGCTCTCTTCCCCAGCCCCACTCTCGGGTCTTCTGAAAGTCTGTGCCGCAAGCTGAGCAGTTGCGACAGTCTGGGCCGGACATCCTGAGAGGGTCCTTTCGCTCACCATAGGAAGAGTCCTTTATGAGTTTGGACATGGCCGATCGGATGGTTGTGGTGGGGATAAGTGCAAACATCATGATGGCTCGGGCTGCAACAGATCATAAGAACACTTCTCATTTGAATCCAGCTTTGACCCAGAGGATTAGAACAAAGCAGAGGCTTCCCCTTCCAGCCTCTCTTTCCCCACTGGTCCCCACGGCCTTGGCCTGGAGGCGTGAAACTGAGTGAGCCAGACTCTGAATCCCTCGACATTCCAGAATGGGCTTCCCCGATTCAGCTGCTGCTCCTCCCTAAGGCCAAAAGCAGAGTGAGTGAGATGGGGGTAGGTCAGGTAGAGGAGAGGGGGGAGCgtgaaaagggctggagagaggggcaCGCTGTCCTTTGTACAAAGCTTTCTTTTACAAGGCTTTCTGGGAATGGATGCCAGGTTACCTTGCCATTTTGCTAGCTGTCTCTTGGAGGTGTATGGCCTGGGGGCAGTTCTGATAACTATCTAGAATCTTCTTTTCCAAGTTGTTAGCTATTAGGCACATGAAGCCTACGTAAGGTAACATGAAGTAAGCCTCTGTTCTTCCATTGAACCAGCCACGTAGCAAATGCTCAATAGCCACCTATGGCCAGTGGACGTTGCCTTGACAGTTGGAAGCCACTCCATGGCTGCAGAAAGTTCTGTTGTGGTGAGAGTCTAGAGCTTTCTGCTTGGGGTATCTGACCTCTGTACCCCGGGGAAGCCTCACCCCACTGTCTTGTAGGAAAGCATTCCATTGGTTGTAGGAGCCAGTTATTGAGAAATTTTGTGCATTGCTGAAAAGCCCTATTTGGTCCTAGATGATGaagggaatttttgtttgtttgtttgtttgtttttggtatgtCTTATCTCTTTAAAGCTAGAGAGGAGAGGACTGGAGCAGTCCTCTTTAGCAGGTAAAGGCGTGAGCTGCCAAATTtgagaacccaagttcaattttTGGAGTTCATGcggtggaaagagaaaataaactcagccatgttgtcctctgaccttcacaggtgcACTATAGCATGCACATCTCCACGGtctgattaaataaatacaaatgtaaaatgtactacattttaaGTGAACTTCAAACCCATCTTCACCTAAGGACTGTGCTTAGGTGAAGGACTGTGCCTTCCATACTGACTCCAAGGTCCATGGACCACATCTCCTTGACCCAGAGCCATGGGTACCACTGTGGCAAGATTCGGTCAGCCATACAGGAAAATGCCCAGCACAATACAGATAAGCCTCTTCCTATCTCCCTTGTACTCCCTAGACAGCAAGTTCAGTCCTGGTACTGAACTGGGGCTCCTAGACCACACTGTCCCTTGGCATCAGACTATGACACAGAGGGGCAGCAGTGCCCTGCTTCCTCAAGCCCCAGACTTACCAATGAAGTACATGTACGTCTTCTTTACAAAGGCCATGAGAAGGGCTCCAGACCCAAAGGAAACCATCCCAATTATGATCATCGTGGTGTCCTGGAAACAGCGGGAGAAGACGAAGACACCCAAGAAGCTGGTGATGACGACCATGTATCCAGAAGCCATCCCGTAGCCCAGCTGCACTTGGTTCCAACTGAGAGGCTCCTTTAGCACAAAAAGGCCCATGATATCTACTGTGCCCACAAGGGCCACGTCATAGACGAGGGCACCCACAAATAGCAGGACAACAATGTTTCGGGAAGTCCTCCCTTTCCCAGGAGTTGGAGGGGTCCCTGGTACATCCTGCTTGTCTTGTTGATCCGGATCCAGAGTTCGATAGGTGCCCACCATGCCAGACACAGTATCTACGGTAGGGTGCACCTTGTTGGGCTTGGACCCAGACTCAGGGACCTTCAGCACAAAGAGACTGTAGAAAAGGGCAAACCCCGCACAGCCCACGCTGCATGAAGTTAATAGGAGGCCATGCGCCGAGTGCCCAACCATCTGCTTGAAGAGATGCCCCGAGGTCATGCTCCCACAGAACCCGGCTAAACCCAGGACCAAATCGATGAGCATGAGGCGCAAGGAGCGACGACCTTCAGAGCAGCTCAGGGATCCCAGTGCCATGGCCCCGGACCAATAAGCGGAGAAACCCCCGCATAGCCCGTTGAGCGCCACTGCTCCGTACATCACCTCCACCGGCCAGTTCAGCATCACTTTGAGCAGGAGTCCAGTGCGGGACAGCAGGAAACCCAGCATCGACGTGCAGATAGAGATCTTGCGGTGGTAGCGGTCACTGAGCCAGCCCAGTCCATAGGCAGACAGCAGGGGCGTCAGGCCCACCACGAGGTTGTAGATGATGTAGAAATTGGAGACGGCCTTCTGTTGTTGGTCCTCCTGATGCCCCCTGAGCGAGTAGCTGGCACTATTATTAGAAGCGCCTCCATCCCCGGATGCGAAAGACTCCTTCACTACTAGGAGTAGTCCTGCATCGTAGAGGGAGCTGGCCACCTGGGTTGAAGCCACCACAGGCTCGATCCACGTCCTCACCTGGAAGCCAGAAAGCCGGCTGCCCCATGGGCAGGTGACCCCGGGACCCATGTGACCAGTGTGATAGGAGACAGGGCTCCCAAATTTGGCTGCTTACAGAAGGCCAGGACTCAGTCCCAGAGAGTGCGGTTTCAGGTGCTTGCCTTGGGAGAAGAGCTGAGGCGCTTGTGTGACAGCAGCAGTTTAGCTGCCAAGGGACTAACTtggctgcccctcctcctccgGTCAGAAAAAGCAGTGCTCCGCCTCTATCTCCACGTGGGTCTGGCTTAGCAAGCTGGAGACCGCCCAGAGAAGCCTCAGGGCCAAAAGTACTCGGGAGTACTGGGGAGTACTCGCAAACTTTGGCTCCCTCCTCGGGCACCTAGAGCTGGCCTTACAACCTGCCTTCTACTGACTGCTTAGGACCAAAAAGGGCTGAAACCCAGGTAAGCGAGCTCTGGGACCCACCCAGGGAACGTTTCCAGATTCTTCCTCTTCTGGAGGCGGGTTTGAGCAGGGCTCCGATGCCTAGGCTTCTGTTTGAGGTAACTGAGGTGGCAAGTTTTCTTTGTTGAAGCTAACAGGACTCTTGTGtccacaaagctctgggttctaaCTTCAGCACCACGGAAGCCAGCAAGGCTGGAACATGCCTGCGGTCCCAGCACTCtcgaagcagaggcagaaggatcagaaattcaaggtcatcctcagctacatagagagttggctacaagagaccctgtctcaaaaaacaaaacaaaacaaataaaccaaaacaaaacaaaaactcacaaagGAACATAAAAGATGGCTCAAGAGATAACAGTGCTGCTACCAAGCCTTGTGGCCATCggtcagtccctgggacccaaatCATGGAAGGAGAGAGTCCTTGATATTCATCTGCATACTGTGGCAcaggaacaacacacacacacacacacacacacacacacacacacacattaattaaaaacaacaacaaggatCGATTTGTAAGAAGCTAGTAGCACAAACTTTCAAAGAAGTTAACTCAGTGGCAGCTCCTTCAGGCCAGAGGCCTCTCAGAGAAGAGCCTACTTTAGGCATCTTTATTGACTGGCCTTTCCTGTGGGGCTCCAGTCTCAGCTCCCAGTCCCCGatgccccagccccagcagggTGTGGTAGAGCTTAATAAACACAGTGGGTTCCTCTGAGTAAAGACAAGAGCAGAgaacctctctgcttcctaataGTTGCTCTTCCTGTCCCATGACGTCATTCCTGTCTAACCTGGCCTTCGATGTCTGCTTGCCCAGCCCCTTGCTTTCTCCTTCAAATACATGCTTCTGGAATGAGGGTCAGGGTGATGCAGGGATTAAAATACACcaaagaagctgggtggtggtggtggcagcacacacctttaatcccagcacttgggaggcagatgtaggtggGTCTTTATTcgttccagggcagcctgaactacagagtgagttccaggacagccaaggtgataacagagaaaccttctcttgaaaaacaaaaatataaaaaccaaaagaaaaaccaaaccaaaccaaacaaaacacccctcaaacaacaacaaaaacaagccaccAAGGGCTTTCTCTTCCAcatgaatagttttttttttaaattgcccaGCCTGTATTCTTGTCTCTCCATCTTCAACCCAGACATAGTTATAATCACACGGCTGGCATGAATTCAAAGTTACAAAAAAGACACACAAGCCTGCCTGGGAGAGTCTAAAAGGCCCGATGACTAATGTGCTGCCACAGTGGGGAGGGATTAAGCCCCAGGCAGCTCTTGTGTAACTCTGTGCCCCTTTTGGTAGTTTTTAAGTGGGGTGTCTTATCTACTTCTTGTCACCACCTCAGGTTCTTCTGTACCCAGAACCAGACAACTCTGAGTTCTGCAAAGAGAAAGATGTAGCCAGTCTACCGTTGAGAGATGCGCCTTGAAGGTCTGGCTCCCAGCCTgtgtttctccttctcccttaCCTTActtagcctgttttttttttgtttgtttgttttgttttttgttttttggttttttttttaaccaacccATGCCTGACTCTCCTCCTCCATTCCTAAGATTCCAAGGCAAGCAACCCAGCAACCTGCCCCCGTGCATGGCTGAAACTCCAGGGTTGGTGGCAGTCCCGGAGTTCAGCAATCAGCGAAGGTACAACCAGAGGGACCGCTCCAGCCATTTGAtcaaaggaggcaggaggagaccTTCCCCAACCTCTGACGGGCTTTATGGGTTCTcggctctttccttcctcttgtgAAATGTAAAGAACTTCTGAGAGATTCCTAGGAGACCCAGGAGAAGCTTGATGCTAGCCAGCCTCGGGTCCTCCAGGCTTGAGAACGGAATCTTCTGGTCTGGAGCTAGTCTCAGGCTGGATAAAGTCTACCTCAATTTAGACTACTGTAGCTTGGATTCTATTTTCCTCATGTTCCTACTCTCTCCCATCTCTAAATGCTGGGCCCAACTGAAGTCACTCCTGGCTGtcttatgtgtcccaggctgctAGGAAGTTGAGCCTTAACCCTCTGCCACATTAAAATTTAGCACTGTTCTCAGACTGTCTTAATTTGCTTATTTCCAGATTTTCTGGAAACGCCTTCTCTCCACTCCTAAAGCACTACTGATGGAACAAATCCCACTGCCTTGCACGTCAGCTACGAGGATTGCTTGGGAATCTAATCTGTAGCTCATAACTAGCTTCACGAAAGAGAAAAGGTTAGGCTTCTTATTTCCTATATGAATAAAGGCATACTAACTAGTCCGTGATCTCATGTTAGCATAGGCTAGCCTCAGAGTTACTATGATGCCAAGGGTCTCCCTTGAAGttcttctggtcctcctgcttctacccctTGATGGAATTATAGGGAGCATATTGGGCTTGTGTGGTGCGGGGGATGGAACCAGAGCTTTGTGCATACGAGGCAGGCTCTCTACCAACTCAACCACGCCCCGAGCCCTACCTTAGTCCACAATTTCTAGGGAGAAAGGTGGCATCTAATATTTACCGAACTCTTACCGTGTACTAAGCACATTATATTAATGAGTTCAATTAATTGTCCCGGGAATGTCTATGAGCCGAAATCAGAGATATTGAAGTCATTTGCACAAGCTCACACAGAAAGCCAGTACTCTGTATCAGGCAGTCTTCAAAAGCCTACAGCTATGCAGAAAGAATGCTGCGGGCCATTTGAAGATGCCTTCTCAACCaagagggggatggagggatgcAGACACACCATTGTCAACACGGGCAGGGACTTGCTGTTGCTCAATGGTGGATTGCAGAAATGAACAAGAGGTGTGGTTGAAAGTTTACTGCATTTACATCCCAGATACTAGGAAATATACTTTTGTTACTTTAATAAATGACCCCACATTTATTTTACAAAGGAACAGAGAAGACCGTCTCCCTCAAGTTGTCTCCTGACTTCCACAtacttgctgtgtgtgtgtatgtgcatgcacacacacacgtgtacatttttaaaaggtatctAGCTTAtagggaaaaatataaaatatgattattttttcTAACCCTTTAAGCAACATACATAAGAATCAACATGCTCTCTTTTTTTCAAGTGTCCTTTTCAaaagtggtgcactcctttaatcccagcactcgggaggcagagggaggtggagctctgtgagttcgaggccagcctggtctacagagtgagttccagaacagccagggctacaaagagaaaccttgtctcaacgcTGGCCCTGAAACTGTGTCCCTCAGCTTCTGTTCTTATTATTTGACAATTCCACACATGTATATGCTGTGTTTTAGTGTCTTCAAGTTGCCCATGTTTCAGGAAATGGGACCCACTCCTGATTGTGCCAGCAGCcataattaaactcagtgggtcaaaataaaataataaaataaagatagctGAGAGAGATGTCAAACAGCCCACTGTTTCATTTGGAATCGTTTGAGGTCTTCCCTTCTCATGAACGGTCAGTGTAAGAGTCTTTGCTCTTTTGTTTGGCAGGACTCCGTAATCCCCGTATAAACAGGCACAAAGCTGAGTAAGAGGCACGGAGAAGGGGAAGGCAGAGAAGTCCAGGGGCACACAGAGGTGGGCGGGTGTATGGGACAGCCTCTGGCTTTCCCATAGAAAACCCCTCACAGCTGATATGCAGGGCAGGGTGCTGCCGGTCCCCATGTTTGCCTCCTACATGCTAAACAAATGCATGTTTTTTATTGCTAGTGCTTTTGGGACTGAGGTCAACCTTTCCATctccataaaactgaaaataaggagaaaaaaaaaatatcctgtgaAACCTAAGTATATAACAGAATAGGGCCTGCGAGGTGCATCGGCTGGTAAGGACGCCTGCCAAGCCCAGCAACCTGAGTTCCATAAATGGCTGCtgatgatggaaagagagaaccaactctcacaacttgacctctgacctctacattcaCACTGCCCCATGTGCACACTCAATAAATTCATCAGAATTTAAATCTATATACAACCACAAAGAAAGATATGCGAATTCACCcaagaaggcaggcagatcttggcaGCAAGCATGCAAGTGTAGAACAGAG
Coding sequences:
- the Slc46a2 gene encoding thymic stromal cotransporter homolog, whose translation is MGPGVTCPWGSRLSGFQVRTWIEPVVASTQVASSLYDAGLLLVVKESFASGDGGASNNSASYSLRGHQEDQQQKAVSNFYIIYNLVVGLTPLLSAYGLGWLSDRYHRKISICTSMLGFLLSRTGLLLKVMLNWPVEVMYGAVALNGLCGGFSAYWSGAMALGSLSCSEGRRSLRLMLIDLVLGLAGFCGSMTSGHLFKQMVGHSAHGLLLTSCSVGCAGFALFYSLFVLKVPESGSKPNKVHPTVDTVSGMVGTYRTLDPDQQDKQDVPGTPPTPGKGRTSRNIVVLLFVGALVYDVALVGTVDIMGLFVLKEPLSWNQVQLGYGMASGYMVVITSFLGVFVFSRCFQDTTMIIIGMVSFGSGALLMAFVKKTYMYFIARAIMMFALIPTTTIRSAMSKLIKDSSYGKVFVTLQLCLTLTGVVTSTIYNKIYQLTLDKFSGTCFILSSILSFLATVPIGIVAYKQALRKQQGESTEK